CTTTACATATTGGTGGTGTAAGAACTGCTTTATTTAACTATTTATTCGCTAAAAAATATAACGGAACTTTTGTGTTACGTATTGAAGATACTGACCAAACTCGTTATGTTAAAAATGCCGAACAATATATAGTTGATGCTTTAAAATGGTGTAATATTCCTTTTGATGAAGGACCAAATAATAATGAAAAATTTGGACCTTATCGTCAGTCAGAACGTAAAGAATTATATAAAGAATATGCCAATATTTTATTAGAAAAAGGATGGGCATATTATGCTTTTGATACTGCTGAAGAGTTAGATGCTCATCGTAAAAATCATGAAGAAAACGGAAAAACGTTTACTTATAATTGGCATAATCGTCAAAAATTAAACAGTTCATTAGCACTTTCATCAGAAGAAGTTGAAGCTAAATTAAAGGCTGGAGATAAATACGTTGTTCGTTTTAAAACGCCACAAGATGAAATCTTAATACTTGAGGATGAAATCCGTGGAAAAATTAAAATTGACACCAATGTTTTAGATGATAAGGTATTATTTAAATCGGACGGAATGCCAACTTATCATTTAGCAAATATTGTTGATGACCATTTAATGGAAATTTCGCACGTTATTCGTGGTGAAGAATGGTTACCATCAATGGCATTACATATTTTATTATATCGTGCTTTTGATTGGAAAGCGCCAAAATTTGCACATTTACCGTTAATCTTAAAACCTGTAGGAAAAGGAAAATTAAGTAAACGTGATGGTGATAAATTAGGATTTCCTGTATTTCCATTAGAGTATACCAATGAACAAACTGGTGATATTTCAAGAGGATATAAAGAAGATGGTTATTTTAACGATGCTTTTATAAATATGTTAGCTTTATTAGGATGGAATCCTGGTACGGAGCAAGAAATTTTTTCATTAGAAGAATTAGTTGAAGCTTTTGATTTAAGTAGAGTTAGTAAATCAGGAGCTAAATTTAGCCCAGACAAAACAAAGTGGTTTAATCAGCAATATTTACAGACAAAATCAAATGAAGAATTAACCGCTTTATATATTCCTATTCTTGAAGAAAAAGGAATTACTGCAGATGAAAATTTCACTCAAAAAATAGTGTCATTAATAAAAGAACGTGCTACGTTTGTTGCTGATTTTTGGGAATTATCAAGTTTTTTCTTTCAAAACCCATCAGAATATGATGAAAAAGCAGCTAAAAAACAATGGAAAGAAACTACTGGCGAATTAATGCAAGGGTTAATTACGATAATTTCTAACATTGAAGATTTTACAATAGAAAATGCTCAAACCGAAATTAAAGGATGGATAACATCAAAAGAAATTGGTTTTGGAAAAGTAATGCAACCGCTTCGTTTAAGTTTAGTAGGTAAATTAGCAGGTCCTGATTTATTTGATATTATGACAATGATAGGTAAAGAAAATACTTTACAGCGAATTAAAAATGCAGTAGAAAAATTGTCTTAAAAAAGACATTGAAATAATAATATAAAAAAATGCCACTTTATAACAAAGTGGCATTTTTTTATATTTAGAAAATCTTTTTAATATTTATTGTAATAACAGTCAGGTCTTGATTTTGAACCATTACGAGTATTACTACCATTCGATTTTAGTTTAAATACTAAAGATAGAGTAGCTTGAATATGAGAATGCATACTTTCAAAGCTATCTGCCGAATATTTATAATAAACTTGTGGGTTAAGCCCAATTGTATTGGTAAACCAATAAATTCCACCAGTACCAATGTTTAAAGTAGGTGTTGATCTTAACTCAGAATCAACGACACTTCCTCCTACAAAAATATACGGGCTAAATTTATTTAAGATAGCATTAAAATTATAACGTAACGAAGCATCTATAGAAAAATAATTAACAGAATTTTCCATAATACCAATATTATCAATAACACTTAAAGACATTGCACTATTAACTGATAAATGCTTACTAACAGGTACTGTTAAACTAAGTACAGGTACTTGAAACATATTGGTATCACCAATAACATCACCATCACTTTCACTAAACTTTGTAATTCCTATACCAGCACCTATTTGCCATGAATCATTTAAATTTTGTGAACATAAATTGATTGAAAAACAAAAAAGTGTAATAAGTAAAATTCTATTTATCATTAAAAAGGGGGGGTATAATTATATTATTAATTAATATTTAATGAAATAAGATTAAATCGCATTTACTTTTTTGATAGCTGCAGTAAAATCATCTAAATCATTATCATTATTTACTAAATGGATTGCTTCATTACAAACTTTTTCAACATTATCTGTAGGAAACTGTAAAGCAACAGCAATTTTTTGCATAAGCGATACTTCTTTCTGATCTATTTGTCCGTCTGCAAAAACCATTTTAGTTAAACGATATAAACGCTCAATACGCTCATCATAACTTGCAGGAGGATTTACAGGGTATTTTTCAGGATTTTTTAAAACATTAGTATATTCTGTTTCATCAATGTTTAATCTACTAGCTGTTCTATCTAATAACTTTTGTTCTCCTTCTGAAATAATTCCATCAGTTTTTGCAATTTTTACAACACTTGCAAAGTGTCCTAGTTCTTGTTTGTGTTTTCCAGTAGAATATAAATCTGATATTGACATTTTTTTATAATTTAATAATTAAAATTAGTTGTTTATTATTCAATGTGCAAAGATGAAAAAAAGACATGAATAACCTTTTATGAAAGTTAAGAAATATAGTAATAATTTACTATTATTTTTTCAATGAAATTTTTGTCAAAATTAATAAATATTATTGATTAAAAAAGATATTGATATAACGTATTTTTACCTATTTACAAGATAAAAAATATAGTAGTTAAACACTAATAAAATGAAAATACTTCACACTGCCGATTGGCATTTAGGACATCGATTACACGAACAATCGCAACTAGCAGAACAAACTTTATTTTTAAATTGGATAGAAAATTATATCATCAATGAAAAAATAGATTTGCTTTTAATTTCAGGTGATATTTTTGATAACGGTTCGCCGTCTAATCAAAGTTTAGCGATGTATTATAATTTTTTGATAAAACTAAAATTTACCACTTGTAGCCAAATTATTATTACAGGAGGAA
The Tenacibaculum pacificus DNA segment above includes these coding regions:
- the gltX gene encoding glutamate--tRNA ligase; amino-acid sequence: MTDNVRVRFAPSPTGPLHIGGVRTALFNYLFAKKYNGTFVLRIEDTDQTRYVKNAEQYIVDALKWCNIPFDEGPNNNEKFGPYRQSERKELYKEYANILLEKGWAYYAFDTAEELDAHRKNHEENGKTFTYNWHNRQKLNSSLALSSEEVEAKLKAGDKYVVRFKTPQDEILILEDEIRGKIKIDTNVLDDKVLFKSDGMPTYHLANIVDDHLMEISHVIRGEEWLPSMALHILLYRAFDWKAPKFAHLPLILKPVGKGKLSKRDGDKLGFPVFPLEYTNEQTGDISRGYKEDGYFNDAFINMLALLGWNPGTEQEIFSLEELVEAFDLSRVSKSGAKFSPDKTKWFNQQYLQTKSNEELTALYIPILEEKGITADENFTQKIVSLIKERATFVADFWELSSFFFQNPSEYDEKAAKKQWKETTGELMQGLITIISNIEDFTIENAQTEIKGWITSKEIGFGKVMQPLRLSLVGKLAGPDLFDIMTMIGKENTLQRIKNAVEKLS
- a CDS encoding tellurite resistance TerB family protein, whose protein sequence is MSISDLYSTGKHKQELGHFASVVKIAKTDGIISEGEQKLLDRTASRLNIDETEYTNVLKNPEKYPVNPPASYDERIERLYRLTKMVFADGQIDQKEVSLMQKIAVALQFPTDNVEKVCNEAIHLVNNDNDLDDFTAAIKKVNAI